Genomic window (Oryza sativa Japonica Group chromosome 3, ASM3414082v1):
CAAGTGATGTTGAATAATACgaaatgaagaaaaaacaaaagaaaagaaaagagaggagagtaGTGAACCTTGCTGAGGGCACAGTGGAAGACGAGGGTTTCCTTGCCCTTGGTGGCCTGGGCCAGCTCCGGCAGCCGCTCCCCGAAGCTGTCGCTGGCGTAATGATGCGAGCCGGCGATGTGCGCGTCGTAGATCCTCTCTTCGTCCCTTCCGCCCAAGGAATTAACCCCAAAACCAAGTCAAGTCAGCACTGGAAAGCAGGCGCACAGCGATCGGCAGCATGGGTACCTGACATCGACGACGGCGATCCGGGGGTCCCGGAGCATGGGGACGAGCTGCGCCGCGGAAACGTAGGAGACGcccctcgccatcgccgccgccgccggccgtgtgAGCGATGGCACTCTGTGTTTGATGGGCCGAGATAGATTTGAGCCCACGATGTAGTAGTTATCTTCTTCGTCGAAAGAAAACTCGGCCCGTTTAATGAATATACGTAGATACTACATAGACGACGCAATTAACTTTTACACATacgtttattaaaaaaaatccgacCCATTATCAAAACGAAGCCTTAATTAGCAAAGCATCATCCATACGTAGTTACCGAAACGAACTCGtatatttgtatttgtataGATATAGAGGTCGAAAATGTAAACCTATTCGGAATGTAATCATCTTCTCTCTAATCTAATACACACAGTACGGTAACCTTAATCAATTTGCTGTCAAAGGAAGAAAAGTAATTAGAGACAGCAAATTAAGCTATCATATAGGAGTACTTTGCTTGCAGCTTCCAAGTAGTGTATTATTGAACGGATCGGAGGGCAAAAAAAACAActtgtcctctctctctctctaagttGTTGGAGTCCGAAACGAtatgccgtcgccgccgtggatgGAGGCGGAGCAGCAGAAGgacgagacggcggcgacggcgacgatggaggAGGGACATGGTCTTCGTCGTCACAAGCGGCGGCGACTCGTCGGCCAACAAGCTGCTACGACGCAGCTGGTTGAAGAAGTTGatgatcagcagcagcagcagcaggaggaggaggcgccgacCTGCAGCATTTGTCTGCAACCCTGGACCTGCAATGGCGACCATCGCATctggtatactccctccgtttcacaatgtaagtcattctagcatttctcatattcgtatagatgttaatgaatctagacatatatatatctatctagattcattaatatcaatataaatatagaaaatgttagaatgacttatattgtgaaacggagaaagtatattATACGTTCCTGCATGCATGACACATCTCAATTGATGAGCTACTCGATCGATTGCTAATtagtagtttgattttttttagtaattAGTAATTTGATAAGTAATCAATACTATATGTTAACTGCATGCATTTCCTCTTTCAGTTGCATTCCCTGTGGACATGTTTACGGCAGATCGTGCCTGGAGAAGTGGCTGGTACATGTTCTTCAACGCGGCACTGGACAAGCAAAGGTAGTGATTACTACTCCACTAATTAATTAGTTGTGCGTTGCCAGCAACTAATCAGCTAGTGACTATACTGAGCATGCAGTGTCCTCAATGCGGTGAAGAGTTGGAGCCGCACCGCATTACCAACCTCTACGCGCCAGGAATCAATATATGGGACGGTTGCTGCAAAAACCATGCGAATGTTAGTTACTTACTTATATAAGTACTccatataattattaattactactttatttatatatagataTTGTCAATCAattagagtaattaattagttgTTGTGCACGTACGTACAGGAGGTAGGAGAGTATTACAACCGTGAGTACGAGGGGCTGAAAACACAAATGGAGTCGACGATCGCTAAACAAGGCAAGGATTTGGAAGAATTGGATGTGCTCGTGAAATCGGTGGGCAGGCAGTTTGAGAGCCTTGAATCAAGTCTCAAGACATTCCTGCTATCAATGACGGAGCGGATGAAGATGATGGCTACACAGCTGCCTGCAGCCATGGATCTCGTTCAATATTTGGAGAAGGATGTCCATGATATCATATCCGCGCTCTCCCAAAAACCTCCATATCTAGCTCGTCTCATGCATCCATCTACTGATCGATATATGCAAGCATGTTTTTGCTAGCTTCGTGTGGTGGGGTTCGTTAATTTAATTTGTAGAGAGCGCTGATGTAAGAAAATTACTTGCAAGTGAATTCTCGTTTGGCTCTATAATTGGCTAATAGCTATAGCCTGGGTGATTTTCGCTCCTCCGGCCTACTCTGTTTTTATTACTTATATAAAACACATTATAAATACAGACACTCACATATTAATTTATACTTCAATAAGTTATATTATACTTAAATGATATTATTGTCGAAACTATATAtacttagataatatattattgcAAAACTGTATATTTATATGGGTTTTGCATCCGAGAAGTACGATCTCCATCATCACGCGCACTTCCTTTAAAAGAAACACTGTAAATTTTGTGATATTTCGTTTCAGGGTGTATCTTGTCTATCAACAGAAAACAGACAATATGCCACTCAAttcgagtggttttgataaaaAGCCACTTAGTAGAACGTACATGATAAAATTTCACTCATTATATTGTCTACCAATTAAAATGCCACTTTTGAGGGCTGGACGGCCGCCGACAATGGGATGACGGGGTGGAGGGAGGAGTAGGAGGCGACGAAGCAACAGTGTGGGCGTGGACTGCCCTCCGCCCTCTGTAGCTTATGGGAGGAGTATCAAGGGCACGGCCTCCAGTGTTGCCCACGCCACATGTCACCCGCACGCTGGAGAGTTTGCTAAGAGGTGGTGACAGCAGGAGAGATAATGGGGGTGAAGGTAGGAGGAGAAAGCGATGACACACGCGGGCGGGGGTGGGAAGATCGCGCTCTTTGGCTCCCTAGAGGAGCAACGAGGGCGTGGCTTCTAGTGCCGAGTGGCCTAATGTGCGAAGGTTCGCGGGGAGAGGAGTCAGCAAATGTATCCGGATTTCCGTTTCTGGTTCACGCGGGATTTTCTTTTCTGTTCATCCGTTTACTAATGGAAAGTTTATCCGTTTACTAATAGAAAGTTTATGAGCAGTAAATTTGGCTTTTTAATTTAGATATTTATATGTACAAGGTTTTATACTGTTTAATactttttgtgatttttttaattcatttgaaatttatatatgcaaagtttataggtgcaatattttatatgtagAAACTTTCTATGCACAAAGTATATACGCAGGAAATATCTATGtataaagtttgtatgtgtaaaCTCTTTTacgtataaatattttttagagaGAGATTATATACTGTTGCATTTGTTTTAAATTGTATGTACAAATTTTACATGAATAAAATTTACATGTACAAAGTTTCAATGTATAAAGTATATATGTTTACAGTTTCTATGTATAAACTTTTTTATACGTATAGAGTGTAGATGTAAATGTGTTTTGGGCTTGCCAAGGAGTGGTTCGGCTAAGgcctgataaaaaaaaagaagaggaaaagcagATAGAAGCCTGTGGATTGGCTTGGCCCAGCTTGCAACTTTGCACGTGAAACAAATCGGAACGAGAGGCTATCTCGAAAACAGTGGCTGATGAAACCGTTCGTCGTCTGCTAATACTCGCATACTAGACTCACCCCTCTAGTGCCGCTACCCTCTAACTCTCTCTCCACACACACTAGTCAGGGCCACCTTGGTCTGAAAACCCTCCATAGTGGCATTTTAATCTGTAGGCAAGGTAGTGAATAATATTTTGGCTTTTATCTTGTGCATTTTATTGATTGGCTTTTCATCTAAACGAATAGAGTGACATATTATCCGTTTTCTCATCTATCAATGGAAATAAAAAAGGTATTTTCCAAACAAAAAAGATGGAAATGAAGAAGGGCAATCGTAGTGGGCCGTATTTGAGGATCCGAGTTAGATTCGGCCCATGAGTTTGTGGTATCGAATTCCCACTCGGCACGCAGGACGCAGCCCAACCTTTTTACGctgttcatctctctctcccttcgcTGCCCTGCCTGCCTCCGtcgagaagaagagaggagtagTTGTTGCGGTTTTGCTTTGCccgctctctctcctcctccgccgccattgCCACCGATTTGCCATGGCGTCGCGCCCCCGTGGAAggcgccttcctcctcctcatccgccGCTCATCCAGGAGATCCTCGACGACGACCTCTTCGATGTAGAGGTTAACTAcagcgacgaggaagaagaggaggaggaggaggaaagcgATGAAgaggagtcggagtcggaggaCAACGAACCGGAGGAGGTGGTGCCGGGGCAGGAGAGTATCGGGGAGGGATGCGGGCCGGCCATACAAGCTAGGGtttccggcgccgccgcggagaaGAACGCCTGCCCCGTTTGTATGGAGGCCTGGGCCTCCCAAGGCGCTCATCGAATCTGGTGAGGCCAAATTTCTGCCTTAGACCTTGTCTATTTGTTCGATTCGTGTCATGTGCCTTGCATCAATCCAAGAATATATACTCGCACTGTATGCTTTGCTAGTTGCTACTGTAGCTTTACTTCCCAATGTTCTTTTGATGCAAATTGTTGACAAGGTGCATTCTATGTGTAGTTGTATTCCTTGTGGGCATATCTATGGAAGATCTTGCCTGGAGAGGTGGTTGAGGCACAAGGGCAACACTAGCGCAACCGTATGTATGCCAATCGATCATACTACTAGCTTTTAATAACAATTtttcacaatggacaggttctCATGCTTAACCAAATCGTCTCTTGCTATTGATTTTTAGTGCCCTCAGTGTGGGAAAAGGTTCAGACCTAAGGACATTACCAATCTCTATGCACCAGAGGTTGCAGTTCCAAATAATGATCTGGAAAAGGTTCGACTTTATTTTGTTGCTAGTTACTGCTCTCGGACAATTCTTCCATCATGAACCGGACCCTGTTTCATTCTTCAGGAAGTATTGTATCTAAGGGGGAAAGCTGAATCCCTTGGGGAAACGGTACAATTTCTTTGGGTCACCTCACCTGCATGCTCCTTTTCTCTTTATAGTTGGAATcaacaatttttattttttcattgaGGATAGGTGATGAAACATGAGAAATTGATAGAGGAGATGAATGAGAGATTGGTTGAGTTGACAAGTGCTCAGAAGGTATGCTGTCTCCTATTCAAACTCTAAATGATGGCAATCGTGTGCACTGATTGTTCCGGCCTCAGATAATTTATGTTGTAATTTTCATTTCACTAGAATCATGTTCATATATTTACTTGTTATGTGTGCCTTGCAGAGGCAGATTCTGTCAGAGCAGAGATTAATGAACGTTGGTAGCTCAAAGAGACAGGTAAtgccatctaattttaaattttccaaTGGTTAATACCTGAACATTCTCATGAAACTATTTTATTCCACCGAAGAAATTGGCAGAGCATTTGGCTGGAACTACATATCTGGAGCCACCAACCTCAGTCACAGCAGATTTTAACTCTAGCAACAGTTGCGATTTTGTCTTTCAGGTTGATTCTCTTTCTAAACTTATGTATGTTATAATAATTCAAGGTGCTCTTATTCTTTTGTTCTAGTTTCCTTTGACGTGCTTTTGACATTTTGTGTACACTGAATATTTTACTTATCCATGTTATGCTAACTTGAAACATACTGTATGGTACCTGTAGTAAGTTCATGATGTAATTTTTCAAAGCTAAAATGGAGTTCAGTGGGGACTTC
Coding sequences:
- the LOC4331335 gene encoding arsenate reductase 2.2, which produces MARGVSYVSAAQLVPMLRDPRIAVVDVRDEERIYDAHIAGSHHYASDSFGERLPELAQATKGKETLVFHCALSKVRGPSCAQMYLDYLSEADEDSDVKNIMVLERGFNGWELSGRPVCRCKDAPCKGVCS